The Struthio camelus isolate bStrCam1 chromosome 5, bStrCam1.hap1, whole genome shotgun sequence genome has a segment encoding these proteins:
- the BUB1B gene encoding mitotic checkpoint serine/threonine-protein kinase BUB1 beta isoform X5, whose translation MSQEWNDEWELSKENVQPLRQGRVMSTLQEALAQQETSIHTAVQLKKQEFESEIRFYSGDDPLDVWDRYIKWTEQTFPQGGKESNLSAILERAVKALNEQQRYYKDPRYLNLWLKFGNCCNEPLDLYSYLHSQEIGTTLALLYITWAEELEARGSFKKADLIFQEGLQRKAEPLDKLQSHHRQFQARVSRQTLLGLEEAADEKDLDLLGTAEPHRSSLADLKGRGKKKVIAPISRVGDALKATNRNRSLRNPTSQQLSSNLRFAVFDENSASAAGPGIPVLTPQPWTAPPVPKAKENELSAGPWNSGRRPRSSANSGMEAPGALPNFTPYVEESAQQQVMTPCKIEPSINHVLSARKPEKEEDPLQRVQNHQQDTQEKKEVVMYCKDKVYAGVEEFSLEEIRAEIYRKKAKKKTEEEMQAIAQKKEEMQRRIEELEKKLKKDDKQQQPHEQPAETRVSSPPLELQGIPFSSATELGEKQSHLQSESQRSEDTRLHKPACSKKVIQSPGVHLDIQGGSVFLDSEDEQEDQRAEANLSKKDVALHPPLDPATFFSIFDESSTSANQNISCSTGHTQKSARRPLAIRKSSDCITAKENVLPEACDELNGIEPLTEDAIVTGSYKNKTFCANPEDTCDFVRAAHLASTPFHGVVAQRIPAPAYSESTLKEDCPESKSTPLNQQIPGCEGTYNEALCAKKLSPIMEASQEDTRSSGSSVSPGSSLSSVTQISTIKYLHIPEKLELAQSLPAEMATDSGGIGEHVTGDDITQFLWSDEQRKKLLDPMPESLTASPGFHLENGSLPVMVFEKEFELGNETYCIKREYWTNEEYKMVFAVPANFPQLDAKGFAIKVYSQPVPWDFYITLQLQERLNTDFDQSFSENCSCFLYQDGCAILHRDINRFTLGDVIRGCKAITEEVIVLVVYNLLGVVEKLHKAEIVHGGLSPEVFFLGDRICDPFANDEMTSALKIVDFSHSLDLRLQPQISLPNSFPIAQTPYGQQLLAKSSSPYQDCWQ comes from the exons ATGTCACAGGAGTGGAACGATGAATGGGAGCTGAGCAAAGAGAACGTGCAGCCCCTGAGGCAGGGACGTGTCATGTCCACCTTGCAGGAAGCCCTGGCTCAGCAGGAGACTTCCATCCACACTGCTGTTCAACTCAAAAAACA AGAATTTGAATCAGAAATCCGGTTTTATTCTGGAGATGATCCACTGGATGTCTGGGACCG GTACATCAAGTGGACAGAGCAAACGTTCCCCCAAGGTGGAAAGGAGAGTAATCTCTCAGCAATATTGGAAAGGGCTGTGAAAGCACTCAATGAACAACAGAGATACTACAAAGATCCCCGCTATCTTAATCTCTGGCTCAAGTTT GGAAATTGTTGTAACGAGCCCTTGGATCTGTACAGTTATCTACATAGCCAGGAAATTGGCACAACACTGGCACTACTCTACATTACATGGGCAGAAGAACTTGAGGCTAGAGGAAGCTTTAAGAAAGCAGACTTAATATTCCAGGAAGGTCTTCAGCGCAAGGCTGAGCCTTTGGACAAGCTCCAGTCCCATCACAG GCAATTTCAGGCCCGTGTTTCTCGACAGACACTACTGGGGCTTGAGGAAGCTGCTGATGAAAAAGACCTTGATCTTCTGGGAACTGCAGAACCTCACAGAAGCTCATTGGCAGATCTAAAaggcaggggaaagaaaaaagtgatagcGCCAATCAGTCGTGTGGGAGATGCACTTAAAG CCACGAACCGAAACAGAAGCTTACGGAATCCAACTTCTCAGCAGCTTTCAAGTAATCTACGTTTTGCTGTATTTGATGAAAATTCAGCTTCAGCTGCTGGACCTGGTATTCCTGTACTCACACCTCAGCCATGGACAGCACCTCCAGTTCCAAAGGCCAAGGAGAATGAATTAAGTGCAGGACCTTGGAACTCTGGCAGG CGTCCTCGTAGTAGTGCAAATTCTGGTATGGAAGCACCCGGTGCATTGCCCAACTTCACCCCATATGTGGAAGAGTCAGCTCAGCAACAAGTAAT GACTCCCTGCAAAATTGAACCCAGCATAAACCATGTTTTAAGTGCTCGCAAACCTGAGAAAGAGGAGGATCCACTACAGCGAGTGCAAAACCATCAGCAGGATactcaggaaaagaaagaggtggtGATGTATTGTAAAGATAAAGTTTATGCTGGAGTGGAAGAATTTTCTTTGGAAGAGATTCGAGCTGAAATatacagaaagaaagcaaaaaagaaaacggAAG AGGAGATGCAGGCCATAgcacagaagaaggaagagatgCAACGGAGAATTGAGGAGCTggagaagaaactgaagaaagatgACAAGCAGCAACAACCACATGAGCAG ccagcagagacaagagTGTCTTCACCACCTTTGGAACTGCAAGGAATTCCTTTTTCCAGCGCAACAGAACTTGGAGAGAAACAGTCTCATTTGCAAAG TGAATCCCAACGGTCAGAAGATACTCGGCTGCATAAACCAGCTTGTTCCAAGA AGGTTATCCAGTCTCCTGGTGTACACCTGGATATACAGGGAGGGAGTGTGTTTTTGGACTCTGAGGATGAACAGGAAGACCAGAGAGCTGAAGCCAACCTTAGTAAGAAAG ATGTAGCTCTCCATCCTCCGCTGGATCCTGCTACATTTTTCTCTATATTTGATGAATCATCTACTTCAGCAAACCAGAATATCAG TTGTTCTACAGGTCATACACAGAAAAGTGCCCGGCGCCCTCTTGCTATTCGTAAATCTTCGGATTGTATCACGGCAAAGGAAAACGTACTACCAGAAGCTTGT GATGAGCTGAATGGAATTGAACCTTTGACTGAAGATGCAATTGTGACAGGCTCTTACAAGAACAAAACCTTTTGTGCCAACCCAGAAGACACCTGTGATTTTGTTAGGGCTGCCCACCTGGCATCAACTCCCTTTCATGGTGTGGTAGCTCAGAGAATCCCAGCTCCCGCTTATTCAGAGAGCACCCTGAAGGAAGACTGTCCAGAATCCAAGAGCACCCCTCTGAATCAGCAAATCCCTGGGTGTGAAGGAACGTACAATGAAGCTCTTTGTGCCAAGAAACTGAG TCCGATCATGGAAGCAAGTCAGGAAGATACTCGCTCGTCAGGTTCTTCTGTCTCCCCAGgatcttctctttcctctgttaCACAAATATCCACTATTAAATACCTGCATATCCCTGAGAAATTGGAACTTGCTCAGAGCCTGCCTGCTGAAATGGCTACCGATTCCGGAGGTATCGGTGAACACGTTACTG GTGATGACATAACTCAGTTTTTGTGGAGTGATGAACAGCGTAAAAAGCTCTTAGATCCTATGCCAGAATCACTGACTGCTTCTCCAGGCTTTCATTTGGAGAATGGATCTCTGCCTGTGATGGTATTTGAGAAAGAATTTGAGCTAG GAAATGAGACTTACTGTATCAAACGGGAATATTGGACCAATGAAGAATACAAGATGGTTTTTGCTGTTCCAGCTAACTTTCCCCAGCTGGATGCAAAGGGATTTGCAATAAAG GTGTACTCTCAGCCTGTGCCTTGGGATTTTTATATCACGCTTCAATTACAGGAGCGTCTGAATACTGACTTTGACCAAAGCTTCAGTGAGAACTGCAGCTGTTTCTTGTACCAAGATGGCTGTGCTATTCTACATAGGGATATAAATCGCTTCACTCTTGGG GATGTTATTCGTGGCTGCAAAGCCATCACAGAGGAAGTTATCGTGTTGGTTGTTTACAATCTTCTGGGTGTGGTAGAGAAGCTCCACAAAGCAGAGATTGTCCATGGAGGCTTGAGTCCAGAGGTCTTCTTTCTGGGAGACAG